In Phragmites australis chromosome 24, lpPhrAust1.1, whole genome shotgun sequence, the following are encoded in one genomic region:
- the LOC133907725 gene encoding uncharacterized protein LOC133907725 isoform X2 — protein sequence MASGGGTIKSVSASLWWDSFVALSDDLDRAAATTSVPDALAKRIKGHRAWLRGSLSMFGKPNEASRSALDACEVSVGEHRIAIKPELKEAALRASQCLNLDEVQSYILVKRSSEISPMVHDSDAQEFLRLVSVQYYLERQCLLKCIRRIFVLGNDGSNATEVIQEEASLLISEEIERKLISIIEDSFSAAFSIKAEAAFTVSCLEETLIEINLILDILFLAFYDNFSRCNGELWITLCSIFKDMLCGSYDVGKFAISIVAKNSFHYAKAQLLLILIETLDFENLLRMIRDEVPFSGGCSAFSIGDILEMDVEISKLSELSMVELGPLILAWAVFLCLVLSLPGSNSNLEIDHTSYAHRALEFAPFNYVLGVLCSSIFRESDGPVSGYRGILRTFISAFIASYEISYQSEDSSLDIILSIVCEVYDGEESLCMQFWDKDSFVDGPIRSVLHMVEKEYPFQISKLIRFLSAVCHGHWPAQCVYNYLERMNGVTTLYAIPSNVADNVNHSHEIENHHPISIPGIEGIAIPRASHGYIFKVLEGDAALVRWEFPHSGVFFLLVTLAQDLHSCNYEEASVIMDLLYRMVSSNKDLCFALLHADKSLAVQTSKNLGQIEKHVRIDIAKIFCNSIFKYVQDVKNADILSKTLGLLAEMLKCAPYHVFDAAFECNIFTSQLNGPSSDWLLSGALARMIFAASEELGDCSSLAASVLDFSIQVLRKGATADDIILASIVFSVQYIMVNHMNWKYKKCSRWKTTLRVFELVKSCIQVKPFASKLGGIIWEILLYDSSVHSVLWQILSMSTLLLEHSYSSYYHGLKAIEDIELVLCSGLDIVYYMLSNLPEDILPNPPFITMVLSSSLKPFSFVTAIMSLMSFQNSDIQVAAARAFSILCFTAYKSQPQLMENASFTGDVSEIQRLQASISRILDEEEKTNDCLAVAVFNLLTSAARYQPALLTSLTEKSNARLIDQFLDYIVRSTELMNRSPSVLLSVLDLLKALWESGIQFVHILEKLRSSITFWSNLSQCIRATLESCPADSVDAVDEKFSLRYYCQGKIFEIMSHELFLQGKLLAETSTPVTDGSKEHKEPTNAPCRSSVLKWFDNAILEDLINHLSSNTYKKELLHRAKVAACLCIIHLITKLSTCDTGSLSFSMMKKVQTISTKLSQHHAFLALLSQYSLHGYSGEQELTNLVINDLYYHIHGELESRQITSGPFQELLSFLLEFKVFEHNPWKQLQTTYPVANDNFLFDVPHIRDELGVDLWTHSDWKTSKEVAEKMLDIMRKANLMKCYADAKLSTLRSFVTFLSVYTGASSNKNLDLPDGGISVTTTRSAVRCACKSFESTVDSLLPQVDTNEVLFPLLSGQVELLLTLARMLFHQSKKNKNTSNRYSDAVLLMKTSGASTSFLVDLMSSSHSLKQPVKTLLVLLLSSYEFIYNKDDMKYPSDDANLFGELSLLSVSLLPVLCKLAENRECSDLAVVSMDLILKGFVPSNVWVPILQKHFHLRSILHKCQNGGLLSSQVILNFLLTLGRTKDGAKILQSANIFAFLKVLLSQLSLDDSCLRNSLSAEAKDVNLWGLGLAIVASLNHCLDDDISHNNVANSTISFLSGQVPLMSSFLSAQSVTAHQSKKRALLQKSQTSLSALSLTENILILLCILEKYHFPRDTGMKEVDSELGEIIIHLLAFVSKGSVKTGDSSNRNLSFFCPAIAKEEVALNEKPPVIRSKYGWFKFASSSTLSTTGVSVPSSAALSLAIIDRSSGDSDPIRQTRFTEMLAVQIYRIAFLIMKFLCSRAKEAVKRAEELEFLDLAHFPELPMPDILHGLQDQVVSIVTEVLEANGSSTLNPETERVCHLLLVILETSLYMELCVSQSCGIRPVLGRFEDFCKGIKAMLQAIEKHSSFKPLVRSLTEITTLLYPGLVQSNILL from the exons atggcgagcggcggcggcaccaTCAAGTCCGTGTCCGCCTCGCTCTGGTGGGACTCCTTCGTCGCCCTCTCCGACGACCTCgaccgcgccgccgccaccacctccgtcCCGGACGCCCTC GCGAAGCGGATCAAGGGCCACCGCGCGTGGCTCCGCGGGTCGCTGTCCATGTTCGGGAAGCCCAACGAGGCGTCGAGGAGCGCGCTGGACGCCTGCGAGGTCTCCGTCGGGGAGCACCGCATCGCCATCAAACCGGAGCTCAAGGAGGCTGCGCTTCGCGCGAGCCAGTGCCTG AACTTGGATGAGGTGCAGTCATACATTCTGGTCAAGAGATCTTCAGAAATCTCTCCAATGGTCCATGATTCTGATGCTCAAGAGTTTCTTCGTCTG GTATCTGTACAATATTACCTTGAGCGTCAATGCTTACTGAAATGTATCAGAAGAATCTTTGTTCTTGGAA ATGATGGTTCTAATGCAACTGAGGTCATTCAAGAAGAAGCCTCACTATTGATTAGTGAAGAGATAGAACGAAAACTGATTTCCATCATTGAAGATTCTTTTTCAGCTGCATTTTCTATTAAAGCG GAAGCAGCATTTACAGTATCCTGTCTGGAAGAAACTTTGATTGAAATTAACTTGATTCTCGACATTTTGTTTCTTGCTTTCTATGATAACTTCTCAAGATGTAATGGTGAACTGTGGATAACTTTGTGTTCAATTTTTAAG GATATGCTCTGTGGTTCTTATGATGTTGGGAAATTTGCTATATCTATTGTGGCAAAGAATTCATTTCATTATGCTAAAGCTCAGCTACTTCTTATTCTTATTGAAACTTTGGACTTCGAAAATCTCCTTCGAATGATTCGTGATGAAGTTCCTTTCAG TGGCGGATGTTCTGCATTTTCTATTGGTGATATTCTAGAGATGGATGTTGAAATATCAAAATTGTCTGAACTTTCAATGGTAGAATTAGGACCACTTATACTGGCTTGGGCAGTTTTTCTTTGCTTAGTTCTGTCTCTTCCAGGAAGTAATTCCAACTTG GAAATTGATCATACATCGTATGCCCATCGGGCCCTTGAGTTTGCACCATTCAATTATGTACTAGGAGTTCTTTGCTCCAGCATCTTCAGGGAGTCAGAT GGTCCTGTTTCTGGTTATCGAGGTATATTGCGAACATTCATTTCAGCATTCATTGCTTCATATGAGATCTCTTACCAG TCAGAAGACAGTTCTCTTGACATAATTTTAAGTATTGTATGTGAAGTTTATGATGGAGAG GAATCGCTCTGTATGCAATTCTGGGATAAAGATAGTTTTGTTGATGGTCCAATCAGATCTGTTCTTCATATGGTGGAGAAGGAGTATCCTTTCCAAATATCAAAACTGATTCGCTTCTTGTCAGCTGTTTGCCATGGACACTGGCCTGCTCAATGTGT ATATAATTATCTTGAGAGGATGAATGGAGTTACAACATTGTATGCCATCCCTAGTAATGTTGCTGACAATGTGAATCACTCTCATGAAATTGAAAATCACCATCCAATCAGTATTCCTGGTATCGAAGGTATTGCAATTCCCCGTGCAAGCCATGGTTACATTTTCAAAGTTCTTGAAGGGGATGCTGCATTAGTTCGCTGGGAG TTCCCGCATTCTGGCGTTTTCTTTTTGCTCGTAACTTTGGCGCAAGATCTCCATTCATGCAATTATGAGGAAGCCTCTGTTATCATGGACCTACTTTATCGAATGGTGTCATCAAACAAG GACCTGTGCTTTGCTTTGCTGCATGCTGACAAGTCACTGGCTGTTCAAACATCAAAGAACTTGGGACAAATTGAAAAACATGTCAG GATTGATATTGCCAAAATATTTTGCAATTCCATTTTCAAATATGTGCAAGATGTTAAGAATGCCGACATATTGTCCAAAACTCTTGGTCTGCTTGCAGAAATGCTCAAATG TGCTCCTTATCATGTGTTTGACGCGGCATTTGAGTGCAACATCTTCACTTCGCAATTAAATGGCCCATCAAG TGATTGGTTACTTTCTGGTGCACTAGCTAGAATGATTTTTGCTGCCTCTGAGGAACTTGGAGATTGTTCTTCACTTGCAGCTTCAG TGCTTGATTTTTCCATTCAGGTTCTTCGGAAAGGAGCCACTGCTGATGATATAATATTAGCATCAATTGTATTTTCAGTTCAGTACATCATGGTTAATCATATGAACTGGAAATACAAGAAGTGTAGTCGCTGGAAGACAACCCTTAGG GTGTTTGAATTGGTGAAAAGCTGTATTCAAGTCAAACCATTTGCATCAAAGCTTGGTGGCATCATTTGGGAAATTCTGCTATATGATTCTTCTGTCCACAGTGTACTTTGGCAGATTTTGTCTATGTCAACACTACTACTGGAA CACTCTTATAGCAGCTACTATCATGGTCTCAAGGCTATCGAAGATATAGAACTTGTCCTGTGCAGTGGACTTGATATTGTATATTACATGCTGTCCAATTTACCAGAG GATATACTGCCAAATCCACCATTTATTACCATGGTTTTGTCATCTTCACTGAAGCCATTTTCTTTTGTCACGGCTATAATGTCTTTGATGTCCTTTCAGAATTCT GATATACAAGTAGCTGCTGCTAGAGCATTCTCAATATTGTGTTTCACTGCATATAAATCCCAACCTCAACTGATGGAAAATGCCAGCTTTACTGGTGATGTTTCAGAG ATTCAGAGATTGCAAGCAAGTATTTCCCGCATTCTCGATGAGGAAGAGAAAACTAATGATTGTTTGGCTGTGGCTGTATTCAACCTTCTGACTTCTGCTGCTCGTTATCAG CCTGCCCTGCTTACTTCATTGACTGAGAAGAGTAATGCTAGACTTATTGATCAATTCTTGGATTACATTGTAAGGTCCACCGAGCTCATGAATAG ATCTCCTTCTGTGTTACTAAGTGTTCTCGACTTACTGAAGGCATTATGGGAAAGTGGTATTCAGTTTGTACACATTTTagagaagctgagaagctctaTAACATTCTGGAGTAACTTATCACAGTGTATTCGTGCTACCCTTGAGAGCTGTCCTGCTGACAGTGTTGACGCTGTTGATGAGAAATTTTCATTGAG GTACTATTGTCAGGGTAAAATTTTTGAGATCATGTCACATGAATTGTTCTTGCAAGGAAAATTGCTTGCAGAAACTTCTACTCCTGTCACAGATGGTTCAAAGGAGCATAAAGAGCCTACCAATGCACCTTGTCGAAGCAGTGTTCTCAAATGGTTTGATAATGCTATTTTGGAAGATCTGATCAATCATTTGTCAAGTAATACATACAAAAAGGAGCTTCTTCATCGTGCAaag GTAGCTGCCTGCCTTTGTATCATCCACCTAATAACGAAATTGTCCACTTGTGACACTGGCAGCTTGTCTTTCTCAATGATGAAGAAGGTTCAGACCATATCAACGAAA TTGTCGCAACACCATGCATTCTTAGCTCTCCTGTCACAATATTCCCTGCATGGATACAG TGGTGAACAAGAACTTACCAATTTGGTCATCAATGATCTTTACTATCATATACATGGAGAACTCGAAAGCCGTCAGATTACCTCTGGTCCTTTTCAGGAGCTGCTTAGTTTCCTTCTCGAGTTCAAAGTTTTTGAACACAATCCTTGGAAGCAACTACAGACCACTTACCCAGTGGCTAATGACAATTTTTTGTTCGATGTTCCACACATACGTGACGAGCTTGGAGTTGATCTTTGGACTCATTCTGACTGGAAGACCTCTAAAGAAGTAGCTGAAAAAATGCTGGATATTATGCGTAAAGCAAATCTGATGAAGTGTTATGCCGACGCAAAGCTTTCCACATTGAGGTCTTTTGTGACATTTTTATCTGTCTACACTGGAGCA AGTTCCAACAAGAACTTGGACTTACCTGATGGAGGGATTTCAGTAACAACCACACGATCGGCGGTTAGATGTGCATGCAAATCATTCGAGTCAACTGTTGATTCATTACTTCCTCAAGTTGATACAAATGAGGTTTTGTTTCCCCTCTTGTCTGGGCAAGTGGAATTATTGCTTACTCTAGCCAGGATGTTATTTCatcaatcaaagaaaaataagaacacAAGTAATCGCTATTCAGATGCTGTACTTCTAATGAAAACTTCAGGTGCCAGCACATCTTTTTTAGTTGATCTCATGTCATCCAGTCATTCTCTTAAGCAACCAGTGAAAACCCTCCTTGTTCTGCTTTTGTCTTCATATGAGTTCATTTACAACAAGGATGACATGAAATATCCATCAGATGATGCCAACTTGTTTGGTGAATTATCCCTTTTAAGCGTGAGTTTGTTACCTGTACTGTGCAAATTGGCAGAGAATAGGGAATGTTCTGATCTTGCTGTTGTGTCAATGGACTTAATATTGAAGGGCTTTGTACCGTCTAATGTATGGGTGCCTATTCTGCAAAAGCATTTTCATCTCCGGTCTATACTGCATAAATGCCAGAATGGGGGTTTATTGTCTTCTCAAGTTATACTGAATTTCCTCTTAACCTTGGGGCGAACAAAGGATGGTGCAAAAATTCTTCAGTCTGCCAATATTTTTGCTTTCTTAAAGGTACTTTTGAGTCAGTTGTCTCTGGATGACTCCTGTTTGAGAAATTCCTTGAGTGCCGAAGCAAAGGATGTGAATCTGTGGGGTTTGGGTCTTGCTATTGTTGCATCGCTGAACCATTGTTTGGATGATGACATTTCTCATAACAATGTTGCGAATAGTACTATCAGCTTTCTTTCAGGACAGGTGCCGTTGATGTCATCTTTTCTATCTGCACAGAGTGTTACTGCTCATCAGAGCAAGAAAAGGGCACTGTTGCAAAAGTCACAGACATCACTTTCAGCCCTCAGTCTTACTGAGAATATTCTCATACTTCTCTGTATTTTGGAAAAATATCATTTTCCACGGGACACAGGAATGAAGGAAGTAGACTCAGAACTAGGAGAGATTATTATCCACCTACTTGCATTTGTAAGCAAAGGAAGTGTAAAGACTGGAGATTCCTCTAACCGGAACTTGTCTTTCTTTTGCCCTGCTATTGCTAAAGAGGAAGTAGCACTGAATGAGAAGCCACCAGTCATTCGGAGCAAATATGGATGGTTCAAATTTGCCTCAAGTAGTACTTTGTCAACTACAGGTGTTTCAGTCCCTTCCAGTGCAGCGTTATCCCTAGCGATCATAGATAGAAGTTCAGGAGATTCTGATCCTATAAGGCAAACACGTTTTACTGAGATGTTAGCTGTTCAGATTTATAGAATTGCTTTTCTTATTATGAAGTTCCTCTGTAGTCGAGCAAAAGAGGCAGTAAAAAGGGCAGAAGAGCTGGAGTTTCTTGACCTTGCTCATTTTCCTGAGCTTCCCATGCCAGATATTCTTCACGGTCTACAG GATCAAGTGGTTTCTATTGTCACCGAAGTATTAGAGGCAAATGGGTCAAGCACTCTAAATCCTGAAACAGAGAGGGTATGCCACCTCCTCCTGGTGATACTTGAAACATCACTTTACATGGAACTATGTGTATCCCAATCATGTGGCATCAGGCCAGTACTGGGTCGGTTTGAAGATTTCTGCAAGGGAATTAAGGCTATGCTTCAAG CTATAGAGAAACATTCCAGTTTTAAACCACTGGTCAGGTCGCTAACTGAAATTACTACTCTTCTGTATCCTGGGCTTGTGCAAAGTAACATTCTCCTGTAA
- the LOC133907725 gene encoding uncharacterized protein LOC133907725 isoform X3, with the protein MLCGSYDVGKFAISIVAKNSFHYAKAQLLLILIETLDFENLLRMIRDEVPFSGGCSAFSIGDILEMDVEISKLSELSMVELGPLILAWAVFLCLVLSLPGSNSNLEIDHTSYAHRALEFAPFNYVLGVLCSSIFRESDGPVSGYRGILRTFISAFIASYEISYQSEDSSLDIILSIVCEVYDGEESLCMQFWDKDSFVDGPIRSVLHMVEKEYPFQISKLIRFLSAVCHGHWPAQCVYNYLERMNGVTTLYAIPSNVADNVNHSHEIENHHPISIPGIEGIAIPRASHGYIFKVLEGDAALVRWEFPHSGVFFLLVTLAQDLHSCNYEEASVIMDLLYRMVSSNKDLCFALLHADKSLAVQTSKNLGQIEKHVRIDIAKIFCNSIFKYVQDVKNADILSKTLGLLAEMLKCAPYHVFDAAFECNIFTSQLNGPSSDWLLSGALARMIFAASEELGDCSSLAASVLDFSIQVLRKGATADDIILASIVFSVQYIMVNHMNWKYKKCSRWKTTLRVFELVKSCIQVKPFASKLGGIIWEILLYDSSVHSVLWQILSMSTLLLEHSYSSYYHGLKAIEDIELVLCSGLDIVYYMLSNLPEVKQDILPNPPFITMVLSSSLKPFSFVTAIMSLMSFQNSDIQVAAARAFSILCFTAYKSQPQLMENASFTGDVSEIQRLQASISRILDEEEKTNDCLAVAVFNLLTSAARYQPALLTSLTEKSNARLIDQFLDYIVRSTELMNRSPSVLLSVLDLLKALWESGIQFVHILEKLRSSITFWSNLSQCIRATLESCPADSVDAVDEKFSLRYYCQGKIFEIMSHELFLQGKLLAETSTPVTDGSKEHKEPTNAPCRSSVLKWFDNAILEDLINHLSSNTYKKELLHRAKVAACLCIIHLITKLSTCDTGSLSFSMMKKVQTISTKLSQHHAFLALLSQYSLHGYSGEQELTNLVINDLYYHIHGELESRQITSGPFQELLSFLLEFKVFEHNPWKQLQTTYPVANDNFLFDVPHIRDELGVDLWTHSDWKTSKEVAEKMLDIMRKANLMKCYADAKLSTLRSFVTFLSVYTGASSNKNLDLPDGGISVTTTRSAVRCACKSFESTVDSLLPQVDTNEVLFPLLSGQVELLLTLARMLFHQSKKNKNTSNRYSDAVLLMKTSGASTSFLVDLMSSSHSLKQPVKTLLVLLLSSYEFIYNKDDMKYPSDDANLFGELSLLSVSLLPVLCKLAENRECSDLAVVSMDLILKGFVPSNVWVPILQKHFHLRSILHKCQNGGLLSSQVILNFLLTLGRTKDGAKILQSANIFAFLKVLLSQLSLDDSCLRNSLSAEAKDVNLWGLGLAIVASLNHCLDDDISHNNVANSTISFLSGQVPLMSSFLSAQSVTAHQSKKRALLQKSQTSLSALSLTENILILLCILEKYHFPRDTGMKEVDSELGEIIIHLLAFVSKGSVKTGDSSNRNLSFFCPAIAKEEVALNEKPPVIRSKYGWFKFASSSTLSTTGVSVPSSAALSLAIIDRSSGDSDPIRQTRFTEMLAVQIYRIAFLIMKFLCSRAKEAVKRAEELEFLDLAHFPELPMPDILHGLQDQVVSIVTEVLEANGSSTLNPETERVCHLLLVILETSLYMELCVSQSCGIRPVLGRFEDFCKGIKAMLQAIEKHSSFKPLVRSLTEITTLLYPGLVQSNILL; encoded by the exons ATGCTCTGTGGTTCTTATGATGTTGGGAAATTTGCTATATCTATTGTGGCAAAGAATTCATTTCATTATGCTAAAGCTCAGCTACTTCTTATTCTTATTGAAACTTTGGACTTCGAAAATCTCCTTCGAATGATTCGTGATGAAGTTCCTTTCAG TGGCGGATGTTCTGCATTTTCTATTGGTGATATTCTAGAGATGGATGTTGAAATATCAAAATTGTCTGAACTTTCAATGGTAGAATTAGGACCACTTATACTGGCTTGGGCAGTTTTTCTTTGCTTAGTTCTGTCTCTTCCAGGAAGTAATTCCAACTTG GAAATTGATCATACATCGTATGCCCATCGGGCCCTTGAGTTTGCACCATTCAATTATGTACTAGGAGTTCTTTGCTCCAGCATCTTCAGGGAGTCAGAT GGTCCTGTTTCTGGTTATCGAGGTATATTGCGAACATTCATTTCAGCATTCATTGCTTCATATGAGATCTCTTACCAG TCAGAAGACAGTTCTCTTGACATAATTTTAAGTATTGTATGTGAAGTTTATGATGGAGAG GAATCGCTCTGTATGCAATTCTGGGATAAAGATAGTTTTGTTGATGGTCCAATCAGATCTGTTCTTCATATGGTGGAGAAGGAGTATCCTTTCCAAATATCAAAACTGATTCGCTTCTTGTCAGCTGTTTGCCATGGACACTGGCCTGCTCAATGTGT ATATAATTATCTTGAGAGGATGAATGGAGTTACAACATTGTATGCCATCCCTAGTAATGTTGCTGACAATGTGAATCACTCTCATGAAATTGAAAATCACCATCCAATCAGTATTCCTGGTATCGAAGGTATTGCAATTCCCCGTGCAAGCCATGGTTACATTTTCAAAGTTCTTGAAGGGGATGCTGCATTAGTTCGCTGGGAG TTCCCGCATTCTGGCGTTTTCTTTTTGCTCGTAACTTTGGCGCAAGATCTCCATTCATGCAATTATGAGGAAGCCTCTGTTATCATGGACCTACTTTATCGAATGGTGTCATCAAACAAG GACCTGTGCTTTGCTTTGCTGCATGCTGACAAGTCACTGGCTGTTCAAACATCAAAGAACTTGGGACAAATTGAAAAACATGTCAG GATTGATATTGCCAAAATATTTTGCAATTCCATTTTCAAATATGTGCAAGATGTTAAGAATGCCGACATATTGTCCAAAACTCTTGGTCTGCTTGCAGAAATGCTCAAATG TGCTCCTTATCATGTGTTTGACGCGGCATTTGAGTGCAACATCTTCACTTCGCAATTAAATGGCCCATCAAG TGATTGGTTACTTTCTGGTGCACTAGCTAGAATGATTTTTGCTGCCTCTGAGGAACTTGGAGATTGTTCTTCACTTGCAGCTTCAG TGCTTGATTTTTCCATTCAGGTTCTTCGGAAAGGAGCCACTGCTGATGATATAATATTAGCATCAATTGTATTTTCAGTTCAGTACATCATGGTTAATCATATGAACTGGAAATACAAGAAGTGTAGTCGCTGGAAGACAACCCTTAGG GTGTTTGAATTGGTGAAAAGCTGTATTCAAGTCAAACCATTTGCATCAAAGCTTGGTGGCATCATTTGGGAAATTCTGCTATATGATTCTTCTGTCCACAGTGTACTTTGGCAGATTTTGTCTATGTCAACACTACTACTGGAA CACTCTTATAGCAGCTACTATCATGGTCTCAAGGCTATCGAAGATATAGAACTTGTCCTGTGCAGTGGACTTGATATTGTATATTACATGCTGTCCAATTTACCAGAGGTAAAACAA GATATACTGCCAAATCCACCATTTATTACCATGGTTTTGTCATCTTCACTGAAGCCATTTTCTTTTGTCACGGCTATAATGTCTTTGATGTCCTTTCAGAATTCT GATATACAAGTAGCTGCTGCTAGAGCATTCTCAATATTGTGTTTCACTGCATATAAATCCCAACCTCAACTGATGGAAAATGCCAGCTTTACTGGTGATGTTTCAGAG ATTCAGAGATTGCAAGCAAGTATTTCCCGCATTCTCGATGAGGAAGAGAAAACTAATGATTGTTTGGCTGTGGCTGTATTCAACCTTCTGACTTCTGCTGCTCGTTATCAG CCTGCCCTGCTTACTTCATTGACTGAGAAGAGTAATGCTAGACTTATTGATCAATTCTTGGATTACATTGTAAGGTCCACCGAGCTCATGAATAG ATCTCCTTCTGTGTTACTAAGTGTTCTCGACTTACTGAAGGCATTATGGGAAAGTGGTATTCAGTTTGTACACATTTTagagaagctgagaagctctaTAACATTCTGGAGTAACTTATCACAGTGTATTCGTGCTACCCTTGAGAGCTGTCCTGCTGACAGTGTTGACGCTGTTGATGAGAAATTTTCATTGAG GTACTATTGTCAGGGTAAAATTTTTGAGATCATGTCACATGAATTGTTCTTGCAAGGAAAATTGCTTGCAGAAACTTCTACTCCTGTCACAGATGGTTCAAAGGAGCATAAAGAGCCTACCAATGCACCTTGTCGAAGCAGTGTTCTCAAATGGTTTGATAATGCTATTTTGGAAGATCTGATCAATCATTTGTCAAGTAATACATACAAAAAGGAGCTTCTTCATCGTGCAaag GTAGCTGCCTGCCTTTGTATCATCCACCTAATAACGAAATTGTCCACTTGTGACACTGGCAGCTTGTCTTTCTCAATGATGAAGAAGGTTCAGACCATATCAACGAAA TTGTCGCAACACCATGCATTCTTAGCTCTCCTGTCACAATATTCCCTGCATGGATACAG TGGTGAACAAGAACTTACCAATTTGGTCATCAATGATCTTTACTATCATATACATGGAGAACTCGAAAGCCGTCAGATTACCTCTGGTCCTTTTCAGGAGCTGCTTAGTTTCCTTCTCGAGTTCAAAGTTTTTGAACACAATCCTTGGAAGCAACTACAGACCACTTACCCAGTGGCTAATGACAATTTTTTGTTCGATGTTCCACACATACGTGACGAGCTTGGAGTTGATCTTTGGACTCATTCTGACTGGAAGACCTCTAAAGAAGTAGCTGAAAAAATGCTGGATATTATGCGTAAAGCAAATCTGATGAAGTGTTATGCCGACGCAAAGCTTTCCACATTGAGGTCTTTTGTGACATTTTTATCTGTCTACACTGGAGCA AGTTCCAACAAGAACTTGGACTTACCTGATGGAGGGATTTCAGTAACAACCACACGATCGGCGGTTAGATGTGCATGCAAATCATTCGAGTCAACTGTTGATTCATTACTTCCTCAAGTTGATACAAATGAGGTTTTGTTTCCCCTCTTGTCTGGGCAAGTGGAATTATTGCTTACTCTAGCCAGGATGTTATTTCatcaatcaaagaaaaataagaacacAAGTAATCGCTATTCAGATGCTGTACTTCTAATGAAAACTTCAGGTGCCAGCACATCTTTTTTAGTTGATCTCATGTCATCCAGTCATTCTCTTAAGCAACCAGTGAAAACCCTCCTTGTTCTGCTTTTGTCTTCATATGAGTTCATTTACAACAAGGATGACATGAAATATCCATCAGATGATGCCAACTTGTTTGGTGAATTATCCCTTTTAAGCGTGAGTTTGTTACCTGTACTGTGCAAATTGGCAGAGAATAGGGAATGTTCTGATCTTGCTGTTGTGTCAATGGACTTAATATTGAAGGGCTTTGTACCGTCTAATGTATGGGTGCCTATTCTGCAAAAGCATTTTCATCTCCGGTCTATACTGCATAAATGCCAGAATGGGGGTTTATTGTCTTCTCAAGTTATACTGAATTTCCTCTTAACCTTGGGGCGAACAAAGGATGGTGCAAAAATTCTTCAGTCTGCCAATATTTTTGCTTTCTTAAAGGTACTTTTGAGTCAGTTGTCTCTGGATGACTCCTGTTTGAGAAATTCCTTGAGTGCCGAAGCAAAGGATGTGAATCTGTGGGGTTTGGGTCTTGCTATTGTTGCATCGCTGAACCATTGTTTGGATGATGACATTTCTCATAACAATGTTGCGAATAGTACTATCAGCTTTCTTTCAGGACAGGTGCCGTTGATGTCATCTTTTCTATCTGCACAGAGTGTTACTGCTCATCAGAGCAAGAAAAGGGCACTGTTGCAAAAGTCACAGACATCACTTTCAGCCCTCAGTCTTACTGAGAATATTCTCATACTTCTCTGTATTTTGGAAAAATATCATTTTCCACGGGACACAGGAATGAAGGAAGTAGACTCAGAACTAGGAGAGATTATTATCCACCTACTTGCATTTGTAAGCAAAGGAAGTGTAAAGACTGGAGATTCCTCTAACCGGAACTTGTCTTTCTTTTGCCCTGCTATTGCTAAAGAGGAAGTAGCACTGAATGAGAAGCCACCAGTCATTCGGAGCAAATATGGATGGTTCAAATTTGCCTCAAGTAGTACTTTGTCAACTACAGGTGTTTCAGTCCCTTCCAGTGCAGCGTTATCCCTAGCGATCATAGATAGAAGTTCAGGAGATTCTGATCCTATAAGGCAAACACGTTTTACTGAGATGTTAGCTGTTCAGATTTATAGAATTGCTTTTCTTATTATGAAGTTCCTCTGTAGTCGAGCAAAAGAGGCAGTAAAAAGGGCAGAAGAGCTGGAGTTTCTTGACCTTGCTCATTTTCCTGAGCTTCCCATGCCAGATATTCTTCACGGTCTACAG GATCAAGTGGTTTCTATTGTCACCGAAGTATTAGAGGCAAATGGGTCAAGCACTCTAAATCCTGAAACAGAGAGGGTATGCCACCTCCTCCTGGTGATACTTGAAACATCACTTTACATGGAACTATGTGTATCCCAATCATGTGGCATCAGGCCAGTACTGGGTCGGTTTGAAGATTTCTGCAAGGGAATTAAGGCTATGCTTCAAG CTATAGAGAAACATTCCAGTTTTAAACCACTGGTCAGGTCGCTAACTGAAATTACTACTCTTCTGTATCCTGGGCTTGTGCAAAGTAACATTCTCCTGTAA